In Citrus sinensis cultivar Valencia sweet orange chromosome 2, DVS_A1.0, whole genome shotgun sequence, a single genomic region encodes these proteins:
- the LOC102623009 gene encoding uncharacterized protein LOC102623009 isoform X2: MLPTINLTGDLVLAERISTRFNKVCPGDVVLVRSPVVPRRIVTKRVIGMEGDRVSYVADPKSSDKFETVVVPQGHVWIEGDNIYESNDSRKFGAVPYGLIEGRVFLRIWPPKDFGSLGRRAE; encoded by the exons ATGCTCCCGACTATCAATCTGACCGGCGACTTGGTATTGGCTGAGCGGATCTCGACCCGCTTCAACAAAGTGTGTCCCGGAGATGTTGTTCTTGTACGCTCTCCTGTGGTTCCAAGGAGGATTGTGACCAAGCGCGTGATTGGAATGGAGGGTGATCGTGTTAGCTACGTTGCTGACCCCAAAAGCAGTGACAAATTTGAGACTGTTGTg GTTCCTCAAGGGCATGTGTGGATTGAGGGAGATAACATTTATGAATCCAATGATTCAAGGAAGTTTGGGGCTGTTCCTTATGGTCTTATTGAAGGCAGAGTATTTTTGAGG ATATGGCCACCTAAAGATTTTGGATCATTGGGAAGAAGAGCAGAATAA
- the LOC102623009 gene encoding uncharacterized protein LOC102623009 isoform X1, translating to MGVRNQLSLFVTFAKEGFEKSLLVGKFFCCLHVVNTYVCTPALAYGPSMLPTINLTGDLVLAERISTRFNKVCPGDVVLVRSPVVPRRIVTKRVIGMEGDRVSYVADPKSSDKFETVVVPQGHVWIEGDNIYESNDSRKFGAVPYGLIEGRVFLRIWPPKDFGSLGRRAE from the exons ATGGGAGTAAGAAATCAACTAAGTTTGTTCGTCACTTTCGCCAAAGAAGGATTCGAAAAATCCCTTTTAGTAGGAAAATTCTTCTGCTGTCTCCACGTCGTCAACACTTACGTTTGCACTCCAGCTCTC GCTTACGGTCCTAGCATGCTCCCGACTATCAATCTGACCGGCGACTTGGTATTGGCTGAGCGGATCTCGACCCGCTTCAACAAAGTGTGTCCCGGAGATGTTGTTCTTGTACGCTCTCCTGTGGTTCCAAGGAGGATTGTGACCAAGCGCGTGATTGGAATGGAGGGTGATCGTGTTAGCTACGTTGCTGACCCCAAAAGCAGTGACAAATTTGAGACTGTTGTg GTTCCTCAAGGGCATGTGTGGATTGAGGGAGATAACATTTATGAATCCAATGATTCAAGGAAGTTTGGGGCTGTTCCTTATGGTCTTATTGAAGGCAGAGTATTTTTGAGG ATATGGCCACCTAAAGATTTTGGATCATTGGGAAGAAGAGCAGAATAA
- the LOC102615762 gene encoding probable beta-D-xylosidase 2 — protein sequence MARISNFILCFSICVSFLVISTNAGPDNKTFTYVCDPERFAELKLKLSDFAFCDAKLPYPVRAKDLVDRMTLAEKVQQLGDLAYGVPRLGLPLYEWWSEALHGVSYIGRRTNTPPGTHFDSEVPGATSFPTVILTTASFNESLWKKIGQTVSTEARAMHNLGNAGLTFWSPNINVVRDPRWGRVMETPGEDPFVVGRYSVNYVRGLQDVEGQENTADLSTRPLKVSACCKHYAAYDLDNWKGVDRFHFDSKVTEQDMIETFNLPFERCVREGDASSVMCSYNRVNGIPTCADSKLLNQTIRGDWNLHGYIVSDCDSIQTIVESHKFLNDTKEEAVARVLKAGLDLDCGDYYTNFTVGAVQQGKVRETDIDRSLRFLYVVLMRLGYFDGSPQYKSLGKNDICNPQHIELAAEAAAQGIVLLKNDNGTLPFHNATIKTLAVVGPHANATKAMIGNYEGIPCRYISPMTGLSTYGNVNYAVGCADIACKNDSMISQATDAAKNADATIIVTGLDLSIEAEALDRNDLYLPGFQTQLINQVADAAKGPVILVLMCAGGVDISFAKNNPKIKSILWAGYPGEEGGRAIADIVFGKYNPGGKLPLTWYEGNYVDKIPFTSMPLRSVDKLPGRTYKFFDGPVVYPFGYGLSYTLFKYNLAFSNKSIDVKLDKFQVCRDLNYTNGATKPQCPAVQTADLKCNDNYFTFEIEVQNVGKVDGSEVVMVYSKLPGIAGTPIKQLIGFQRVYVAAGQSAKVNFTLNVCDSLRIIDFAANSILAAGAHTILLGDGAVSFPLQVNLIY from the exons ATGgcaagaatttcaaatttcatattatgTTTTAGCATATGCGTTTCATTTCTTGTAATTTCTACTAACGCAGGACCCGATAACAAAACTTTCACTTACGTGTGTGACCCTGAAAGGTTTGCCGAacttaaattgaaattgtcGGACTTTGCATTTTGCGATGCAAAGCTTCCTTACCCAGTTAGGGCGAAGGATTTGGTGGACAGAATGACTCTGGCTGAAAAAGTGCAGCAGCTCGGAGATCTTGCTTATGGCGTGCCTAGATTGGGACTTCCCCTGTACGAATGGTGGTCCGAGGCACTTCACGGCGTCTCCTATATTGGTCGCAGAACAAACACTCCTCCAGGCACACATTTTGACAGTGAAGTTCCTGGCGCTACAAGTTTTCCAACTGTTATTCTCACAACAGCCTCGTTCAACGAGTCATTATGGAAGAAGATTGGCCAGACAGTGTCGACAGAAGCAAGAGCTATGCACAATCTGGGGAATGCTGGATTGACATTCTGGAGTCCAAACATCAACGTAGTGAGGGATCCAAGATGGGGTAGAGTAATGGAGACACCCGGTGAAGATCCTTTTGTTGTTGGAAGGTACTCTGTAAACTATGTTAGAGGCCTACAGGATGTTGAGGGACAGGAGAACACTGCCGATTTGTCCACCAGACCTCTTAAAGTTTCTGCCTGTTGCAAGCACTATGCTGCCTACGACCTTGACAATTGGAAAGGAGTTGATCGTTTCCATTTTGATTCTAAG GTGACTGAGCAAGACATGATCGAGACATTCAATCTACCGTTCGAAAGGTGTGTTAGAGAAGGCGATGCCAGCAGTGTTATGTGCTCTTATAACCGCGTTAACGGCATACCTACTTGTGCTGATTCTAAACTTTTGAATCAGACTATCAGAGGAGATTGGAATCTTCATGg GTATATTGTCTCAGATTGTGATTCAATCCAAACTATAGTTGAAAGCCACAAATTCCTTAACGACACCAAAGAAGAAGCTGTTGCCCGTGTACTAAAAGCAG GATTGGATTTGGACTGCGGGGACTACTACACCAATTTCACTGTTGGTGCAGTGCAGCAGGGGAAGGTCAGAGAGACGGACATAGATAGGTCACTGAGGTTTCTCTATGTTGTGCTAATGAGATTAGGGTATTTTGATGGAAGCCCTCAATATAAATCTCTTGGAAAGAATGATATATGCAATCCTCAACACATTGAATTAGCGGCAGAAGCAGCAGCACAAGGAATTGTTCTTTTGAAGAATGATAACGGGACACTTCCTTTTCATAATGCCACCATCAAAACCTTAGCCGTGGTTGGGCCTCATGCCAATGCAACGAAAGCCATGATCGGAAACTACGAGGGGATTCCATGTCGATACATCTCTCCTATGACTGGCCTTTCAACATATGGAAATGTGAATTACGCAGTCGGATGTGCTGACATTGCTTGCAAGAACGACAGCATGATATCCCAAGCCACGGATGCCGCAAAGAATGCTGATGCTACAATAATCGTCACAGGCTTGGACTTGTCTATTGAGGCCGAGGCACTTGATAGAAATGATCTCTATCTTCCAGGTTTCCAAACTCAACTTATTAACCAGGTCGCCGACGCTGCCAAAGGTCCTGTTATTCTTGTATTGATGTGTGCGGGTGGTGTTGATATCTCCTTTGCTAAAAACAATCCAAAAATCAAGTCCATTTTGTGGGCTGGCTATCCTGGAGAGGAAGGCGGTCGTGCCATTGCTGATATTGTCTTCGGAAAATATAACCCCG GAGGAAAATTGCCTCTTACATGGTACGAGGGTAATTATGTCGACAAGATTCCATTCACATCCATGCCACTGAGGTCTGTTGACAAATTACCAGGACGAACGTATAAATTCTTCGATGGTCCAGTCGTGTACCCATTTGGATATGGCCTAAGCTACACCCTGTTCAAGTACAATCTAGCCTTTTCCAACAAATCAATTGACGTGAAGTTGGATAAATTTCAAGTCTGCCGTGACCTAAACTACACAAATGGCGCCACCAAGCCCCAATGCCCTGCAGTTCAAACGGCCGACTTAAAGTGCAACGATAATTATTTCACATTTGAAATCGAAGTTCAAAATGTTGGTAAAGTGGATGGCAGTGAAGTAGTGATGGTTTACTCAAAACTTCCAGGAATTGCGGGTACACCTATCAAGCAACTGATTGGTTTCCAAAGAGTTTATGTAGCGGCAGGGCAAAGTGCCAAGGTTAATTTCACCTTGAATGTTTGCGACAGCTTAAGAATCATCGACTTTGCTGCAAATAGTATTCTAGCAGCGGGTGCGCATACCATTTTACTTGGCGATGGTGCAGTTTCATTTCCCCTTCAAGtcaacttaatttattaa
- the LOC102615459 gene encoding probable beta-D-xylosidase 5 encodes MIIICITCIEIGSDAQPQPITGIKKTPFTYICDPARFESIKVKLSDFPYCDAKLPYPERAKDLVERMTLPEKVQQMGDLAYGVPRLGLPLYEWWSEALHGVSFIGRRTNSPPGTHFDSEVPGATSFPTVILTTASFNESLWKKIGQTVSTEARAMYNLGNAGLTFWSPNINVVRDPRWGRVLETPGEDPYVVGRYAINYVRGLQDVEGVEYHRDSDSRPLKISACCKHYAAYDLDNWEGNDRFHFDSRVTEQDMQETFILPFEMCVNEGDVSSVMCSYNRVNGIPTCADPKLLNQTIRGDWNFHGYIVSDCDSIQTIVESHKFLNDTKEDAVARVLKAGLDLDCGDYYTNFTMGAVQQGKIAEADIDTSLRFLYIVLMRLGYFDGSPQYKNLGKNNICNPQHIELAAEAARQGIVLLKNDNGALPLNTGNIKTLALVGPHANATKAMIGNYEGTPCRYTSPMDGFYAYSKVINYAPGCADIVCQNNSMIPAAIDAAKNADATVIVAGLDLSVEAEGKDRVDLLLPGFQTELINKVADAAKGPVTLVIMSAGAVDINFAKNNPKIKSILWVGYPGEEGGRAIADVIFGKYNPGKQMDRIICIN; translated from the exons atgataataatatgCATCACTTGCATTGAAATTGGTAGCGATGCTCAACCTCAGCCAATTActggaataaaaaaaactccCTTCACCTATATATGTGACCCAGCGAGGTTCGAATCAATTAAAGTGAAGCTGTCGGACTTTCCCTACTGTGATGCAAAGCTTCCGTATCCTGAAAGAGCCAAGGATTTGGTGGAGAGGATGACATTACCTGAAAAAGTGCAACAAATGGGAGATCTTGCTTACGGCGTCCCTAGATTGGGACTGCCCCTGTATGAGTGGTGGTCTGAGGCACTTCACGGCGTCTCCTTTATTGGTCGTAGAACAAACTCTCCTCCAGGCACACATTTTGACAGTGAAGTTCCTGGCGCTACAAGTTTTCCAACTGTTATTCTCACTACAGCTTCGTTCAATGAGTCATTGTGGAAAAAGATTGGTCAG ACTGTTTCAACAGAAGCCAGAGCCATGTACAATTTGGGGAATGCTGGATTGACATTTTGGAGTCCAAACATAAACGTAGTGAGGGATCCTAGATGGGGAAGAGTGCTGGAGACGCCGGGTGAAGATCCTTATGTTGTCGGCAGATATGCTATAAATTATGTTAGAGGCCTACAAGATGTTGAGGGTGTTGAATACCATAGAGATTCGGACAGTAGACCTCTCAAAATATCTGCATGCTGCAAGCACTATGCTGCCTACGATCTTGACAACTGGGAGGGAAATGACCGCTTCCATTTTGATTCAAGGGTCACTGAGCAAGATATGCAAGAAACTTTTATTCTTCCCTTCGAAATGTGTGTTAATGAAGGCGATGTCAGTAGTGTCATGTGCTCTTATAACCGTGTTAATGGCATACCCACTTGTGCTGACCCCAAACTTTTGAATCAGACCATCCGAGGAGATTGGAATTTTCATGG ATACATTGTCTCAGATTGTGATTCAATCCAAACTATAGTTGAAAGCCACAAATTTCTTAACGACACCAAAGAAGATGCTGTTGCCCGCGTATTAAAAGCAG GTTTGGATTTGGACTGCGGGGATTACTACACCAATTTCACCATGGGTGCAGTGCAGCAAGGGAAGATCGCAGAGGCAGATATAGACACGTCATTGAGGTTTCTCTATATTGTGCTAATGAGATTAGGTTATTTTGATGGAAGCCCTCAGTATAAAAACCTCGGTAAGAATAATATATGCAATCCTCAACACATTGAGCTGGCAGCGGAAGCGGCGAGACAAGGAATTGTTCTTTTGAAGAATGATAATGGGGCTCTTCCTTTGAACACTGGTAACATCAAGACACTAGCACTAGTTGGGCCGCATGCCAATGCAACCAAGGCCATGATTGGAAACTATGAGG GTACTCCATGCCGGTACACTTCTCCGATGGATGGCTTTTACGCATATAGCAAAGTGATTAATTACGCACCAGGATGTGCAGACATTGTTTGCCAAAACAACAGTATGATACCCGCAGCTATAGATGCAGCAAAGAATGCAGATGCCACTGTCATAGTAGCTGGCTTGGATTTGTCTGTTGAAGCAGAGGGAAAGGATAGAGTTGATCTCCTCCTTCCCGGTTTTCAAACTGAACTTATCAATAAGGTCGCTGACGCTGCCAAAGGTCCCGTTACTCTTGTAATCATGAGTGCAGGTGCTGTCGACATCAACTTTGCTAAAAATAatccaaaaatcaaatcaattttgtgGGTTGGCTATCCTGGAGAGGAAGGTGGCCGTGCTATTGCAGAtgttatatttggaaaatacaATCCAGGTAAGCAAATGGATCGtattatatgtattaattGA